CGGCGCAGGAAGCGCCCGTGCCCGTCCGGGCCGACGAACTGACCATCCTCCACCAGCACCCGGCCCCGGCTGATGGTCACCCGCGGCCAGCCCCGTACCGTGATGTCCTCGTAGACGGAGTAGTCCACCTGGCTGTGCAGGCGGTCGGCCGTGAGCGGCATGGCGCGCTCGGGGTCGAAGACCACGATGTCCGCGTCGGCGCCGACCTGGATCCTTCCCTTCCCGGGCAGCCCGAACAGCTCTGCCGGGCGGGTGCAGCACAGGTCGACCCATTGCTGGGGCGTCAGGCGGCCGGCGCGCACGCCGAAATGATATACCAGCGGCAGGCGCGTCTCAATGCCGGCGACGCCGCCGGGGATGCGGCTGAAGTCGCCGCGGCCGCGCTCCTTGTCCCGCCACCACCACGGACAGTGGTCGGTGGAGACGACCTGCAGGGTGCCGTCGGCCAGCGCGCCCCACAGCGCCGCCTGGTCCTCCTCGGCGCGCAGCGGCGGGGAGCACACGTAGCGGGCGCCCTCGAAGTTCGGGCGCTCGTAGGCGTCCTGGGTCAGCACCAGGTACTGGGGGCATGTCTCGCCGTAGATGGGCAGCCCGCGGGCGTGGGCCGCCCGGATCTGCTCGACCACGGGGGCGCAGGAGATGTGCGCGATGCAGGCGCGAGCGCCGGCCATCTCCGCCAGCGCGATGAGCCGGCCGGCCGCCTCGCCCTCCATGATGGCGGGACGGCTATGGGGA
This window of the Chloroflexota bacterium genome carries:
- the hydA gene encoding dihydropyrimidinase, with translation MEPFDLVITNGQIVTAAETYTADIGVQGEKIACIGQGLRGRRTIDASGCLVIPGAVDVHVHLQMPLGDITSSDDWRSGTVAAAHGGTTSVVDFVDPLPGQPLLEALEERLAEAEGRACIDYGLHMVLSDVSGKTLAQLPRVIEAGLPTFKLFMAYEGKYLTDDQLYLALREIARLDALALVHAENYPIIRLRVRELLAEGKREPRWHPHSRPAIMEGEAAGRLIALAEMAGARACIAHISCAPVVEQIRAAHARGLPIYGETCPQYLVLTQDAYERPNFEGARYVCSPPLRAEEDQAALWGALADGTLQVVSTDHCPWWWRDKERGRGDFSRIPGGVAGIETRLPLVYHFGVRAGRLTPQQWVDLCCTRPAELFGLPGKGRIQVGADADIVVFDPERAMPLTADRLHSQVDYSVYEDITVRGWPRVTISRGRVLVEDGQFVGPDGHGRFLRRQ